The sequence below is a genomic window from Lujinxingia litoralis.
ATCGCCCACCCGGCGGAATTGCTCCTCGAAGTAGGGAGCGTGATCGAGGTTGCCCTGTTCAAAGGTCAGGTTCATGGCGCAGACCCACTTCAGTGGCGAGGTCAGCGAGGGCGCACAGCGCCAGAAGTGGTCATTGACAGGAAGATCACCAAAGCGAGCACCAAGCTCGGCGATGCGATCGGCATAGAGCTTCAGGTGGCATTGCTCATCGGCGATCAAGCGCACCATTCCGGCCCGAAACGACGCCGGCGCCTCGGGGTATGCCAGCAGCGCCCAGGCCATCAACTCGATGGCCATCAGCTCGTGATTGGCAAAGGTGTGCAGCGCCCGCACCGCCATCTCGGGCTCGGCCAGGTTATCGGGGTGCGGAAACTTAAAACGATGCCGACGCGGGGCGATCTCCAACTCGGGAGGGCGGCCCGGAGCGCTCCAGGCCCGGGGCTCGCCGGGGTCGTGATCGGTGAGCGCAGCGTAGCCTCCCTCGGGAGGCATCAGTTTCTGCTCCAGCGTGGTGGCGTGAAGGAGGCGCTCGGCGAAGTCGCGAAGGCGCATAGAGGTTCCGGGTGCTGCGGGATCTTAGCCGCTGATAAACTGCTGCATGCGCGAGGCCGTGTCGGCATGAGCCTGACGCGCACGGGCCATCAACTGGCCGAGATCGACCCCGACGAGCTCCCCGCCGGCCACAAGCTCTTTGCCCGAGGCAAAGACGTGACGCACGTTATGCTTCTGCGCGGTGTAGACCAGGCGAGCGTACACGTCGCCTCCCGGG
It includes:
- a CDS encoding DUF455 family protein, with amino-acid sequence MRLRDFAERLLHATTLEQKLMPPEGGYAALTDHDPGEPRAWSAPGRPPELEIAPRRHRFKFPHPDNLAEPEMAVRALHTFANHELMAIELMAWALLAYPEAPASFRAGMVRLIADEQCHLKLYADRIAELGARFGDLPVNDHFWRCAPSLTSPLKWVCAMNLTFEQGNLDHAPYFEEQFRRVGDLKTAQILEKIFEDEIHHVGFGASWLRQNTPQGQSSFEIYCQNLTFHNEPARARGANFNPEARRRAGLDEDFVAGMRRAT